The stretch of DNA GCCGCGCGACCCCATGGCCGAGGAGCGCAAGAAGCGCACCGCCACCCCTACCCCCACGCTCACGCCCACCGCCACGCCCACCCCGCTGCCCACCGCAACCGCCACGCCCACCCCGCTGCCCACCGACGCCCCGCCGCGCGCCGGCCTGGGCGACGCGATCGATACCTACCTGAACAATCTGGTGGCCGCCAAACGCTTCCATGGCGCGGTGCTGGTGGTGCACCGCGGCAGCGTGCTGCTGAGCCGTGGGTACGGGCCTGCCAATATCGACACCGGCGCAATGAACACGGCCAACACGCGGCTGCGGCTGGCATCGGTCACCAAACAGTTCACCGCCATGGCGGTGATGCAGCTGGTGGCCGCGGGCAAGCTGGGCGTGGATGACCCGCTGTGCAACTATATCAGCGACTGCCCGGAGCGCTGGCGTGCCATCACTATCAAGCACCTGCTGACCCACACCCACGGGCTGCCCAACTACACCGATTTCCCTAGCTACGAACAGACCCAGATGAACCCAACCACGCCCGAGCAGCTGCTGGAGAAACTGCGCGGTCAGTGGCCAGTAACCGAGCCGGGGTCAACCTACGCCTATGGCAACAGCGGCTACGTGCTGCTGGGGATCGTGATCGAGAAGGTGTCGGGCCAGCGCTACGGCGATTTCCTGCGCGACCACATTTTCACGCCGCTGGGCATGCACAACTCCGGCGTGAGCTACGAGCCCACGCCAGGCGAAAACTGGGCGCTGCCCTACCAGGGCTTCAGCTCGCTGGCCGCACCGCTGGACACCACCACGCTGTTCTCGGCGGGCGCGGTCTACTCCACCGCCGACGACATGTACCTGTGGGATCAGGCGCTCTACACCGAGCAGCTGCTGCCGCGCGCGCAGCTGGATGAGATGTTCACGCCCTACCTGAAGAGCTACGGCTACGGCTGGAAGATCGTGGATGACAGCGGGCACCTGCGCTACGGCCACTCGGGCGACATGGATGGGTGCAAGACGGTAGTGTGGCGCTACCCCGCCGACCGCAGCACGATCGTGGTGCTCTCGAATATGCACAGCGCCGACTCGGATGCGATCGCCGCGCGGATCGCGCGCATGCTCTTCCCTAAATAGGCCAAGCGCCACAAAAACGCCCGCCGCTCGACTAGGAGCTGGCGGGCGTTTTTTCATGGGCCAGAAAGCCCAGCCGCGCCGCCTGGGCCTGGGCGCGCAGGGCTAGCTCGCTGGCCAGGAATACGTGACCCTGGGGCATGGAGGTAGCGGTGCGGTCGCGGATGTCGGCCAGCAGCTGGCGGGCGAAGGGCAGCTCGACATCCTCGCAGGGCACGTAGCTGGTCTGCCGCGCGTCGCAGAGGAACAGGTGG from Chloroflexia bacterium SDU3-3 encodes:
- a CDS encoding beta-lactamase family protein, with the protein product MAEERKKRTATPTPTLTPTATPTPLPTATATPTPLPTDAPPRAGLGDAIDTYLNNLVAAKRFHGAVLVVHRGSVLLSRGYGPANIDTGAMNTANTRLRLASVTKQFTAMAVMQLVAAGKLGVDDPLCNYISDCPERWRAITIKHLLTHTHGLPNYTDFPSYEQTQMNPTTPEQLLEKLRGQWPVTEPGSTYAYGNSGYVLLGIVIEKVSGQRYGDFLRDHIFTPLGMHNSGVSYEPTPGENWALPYQGFSSLAAPLDTTTLFSAGAVYSTADDMYLWDQALYTEQLLPRAQLDEMFTPYLKSYGYGWKIVDDSGHLRYGHSGDMDGCKTVVWRYPADRSTIVVLSNMHSADSDAIAARIARMLFPK